The Anguilla anguilla isolate fAngAng1 chromosome 4, fAngAng1.pri, whole genome shotgun sequence genome has a window encoding:
- the armc1 gene encoding armadillo repeat-containing protein 1, producing MMSGQPDALAVVNQLRDLAADPLNRRPIVQDQGCLPGLILFLDHPNPQVVYSALLALRYLAECRANREKMKGELGMMLSLQNVMQKPTTPGETKLLASEIYEILQASGKAEAEQVDGAASYRRKAQFFLGATNKRAKTVVLHIDGLDDPSRRGLCEEALLRIRGVISFTFQMAVKRCVVRIRSDLKAEALGTAIASTKVMKAQQVVKSEEGDEVIVPFQEDVLVVVEENTDLPDYLPEEESPSRGLDKAVSRVGSMQDGVGWLSAAANFLSRSFYW from the exons ATGATGAGCGGGCAGCCGGACGCGCTTGCCGTGGTGAACCAGCTGCGGGACCTAGCCGCTGATCCCCTCAACAGGCGACCGATTGTTCAGGATCAAGGCTGCCTGCCAGGCCTCATCCTGTTCTTGGACCACCCCAACCCACAGGTGGTCTACTCTGCACTTTTG GCCCTGCGCTACCTGGCAGAATGCCGTGCCAACAGGGAGAAGATGAAGGGCGAGCTGGGGATGATGCTGAGTCTGCAGAATGTCATGCAGAA gcccaccACTCCCGGCGAGACGAAGCTGCTGGCCTCGGAGATCTACGAGATCCTTCAGGCGTCGGGCAAGGCGGAGGCCGAGCAGGTGGACGGCGCCGCCTCCTACCGGCGCAAGGCCCAGTTCTTCCTGGGGGCCACCAACAAGCGTGCCAAAACCGTGGTCCTGCACATCGACGGCCTGGACGACCCC AGTCGGAGGGGCCTCTGTGAAGAAGCGCTCCTCAGGATCAGGGGCGTCATCAGCTTCACCTTCCAGATGGCGGTCAAGAGGTGCGTCGTCAGGATCAGGTCGGACCTGAAAGCAGAG GCCCTGGGCACTGCCATCGCCTCCACCAAAGTCATGAAGGCTCAGCAAGTGGTAAAGAGTGAGGAAGGTGATGAG GTGATAGTCCCGTTCCAGGAGGATGtcctggtggtggtggaggagaacACTGACCTCCCCGACTACCTGCCGGAGGAGGAGAGCCCCTCCCGGGGGCTGGACAAGGCGGTGTCGCGCGTGGGCTCCATGCAGGACGGCGTGGGCTGGCTGAGCGCCGCCGCTAACTTTCTGTCCCGCTCCTTCTACTGGTGA